One Gimesia aquarii DNA segment encodes these proteins:
- a CDS encoding 2-isopropylmalate synthase — protein MSDDTVMIFDTTLRDGEQSPGCSMTTSEKMKVAGELVELGVDIIEAGFPIASPGDFEAVQKIAQEFGSQTTICALSRCRKDDIDRAWESLKEAEKSRIHVFLATSSIHREHKLKMNKEQIVETAVEMVKRARDYCADVEFSPEDAARTEKDFLCEVVEKAIEAGATTVNIPDTVGYATPAHYHGVITTLKQNVPNINKAIISTHCHNDLGLAVANSLSAVEAGARQIECTVNGLGERAGNCALEEVVMALKTRSDYYGLHTNINTKRLYPISHLVSTVTGMTVQRNKAIVGKNAFAHEAGIHQHGVLQERTTYEIMHPEDVGYIGTNLVLGKHSGRHAFRDRIQSLGHNLDDETFQRIFDEFIALADKKKEIYDSDIIALIENQVTDTPEKWKIARFHTSAGTGTIATATIELSDENEKIHCDAATGDGPVDAVFRALERISGTSGVLEQYHVGSVSSGKDAQGEVRVEVLINGKLYTGRGVSTDIIESSAKAYLQAINKAAAKQ, from the coding sequence ATGTCCGATGACACCGTAATGATTTTCGACACCACCTTGCGAGATGGTGAACAGTCCCCTGGTTGCAGCATGACAACCTCTGAAAAGATGAAAGTGGCCGGGGAACTTGTGGAGCTGGGCGTCGATATCATTGAAGCAGGCTTTCCGATTGCCTCTCCAGGCGATTTCGAAGCGGTTCAAAAAATCGCCCAGGAATTTGGGAGCCAGACAACAATCTGCGCCCTGTCACGCTGCCGCAAAGATGACATTGATCGTGCCTGGGAATCGTTGAAAGAAGCCGAAAAGTCTCGGATCCACGTTTTTCTGGCGACTAGCTCAATCCATCGTGAGCATAAATTGAAAATGAATAAGGAACAAATCGTGGAAACGGCCGTGGAAATGGTTAAGCGGGCCCGCGATTATTGTGCTGATGTCGAATTCTCGCCGGAAGATGCCGCCCGCACTGAAAAAGACTTCCTCTGTGAAGTTGTTGAAAAGGCAATTGAAGCTGGCGCCACCACTGTCAATATTCCTGACACGGTCGGCTATGCGACCCCTGCACACTACCATGGGGTAATCACAACGCTCAAGCAAAACGTCCCCAATATTAATAAAGCGATCATCAGTACGCACTGTCATAATGATCTTGGATTGGCTGTTGCCAACAGCTTGTCAGCTGTCGAAGCTGGAGCAAGACAGATTGAGTGCACCGTCAACGGTCTCGGAGAGCGCGCAGGAAACTGTGCTCTGGAAGAAGTCGTTATGGCTTTAAAAACACGGTCTGATTACTATGGCTTACATACAAATATTAATACAAAGCGCTTGTATCCGATTAGCCACCTCGTTTCGACCGTGACTGGAATGACCGTGCAACGCAATAAGGCAATTGTGGGGAAGAACGCATTTGCCCATGAAGCAGGCATTCACCAGCATGGGGTGTTGCAAGAACGCACGACTTACGAAATCATGCATCCGGAAGATGTCGGCTACATCGGTACTAACCTTGTGCTGGGGAAACACAGCGGACGACATGCATTTCGTGACCGTATCCAGTCATTAGGACACAACCTCGATGATGAAACATTCCAGCGAATCTTTGATGAATTTATCGCGCTGGCTGACAAGAAAAAAGAGATCTATGATTCCGACATCATTGCCTTGATTGAGAACCAGGTAACTGATACGCCTGAAAAATGGAAAATCGCGCGGTTTCACACTTCTGCAGGAACAGGCACAATCGCTACGGCGACAATAGAACTGAGCGATGAGAATGAAAAGATCCACTGTGATGCCGCAACCGGTGATGGCCCTGTTGATGCGGTTTTCCGTGCACTGGAACGAATTTCAGGAACCTCAGGTGTATTGGAACAATACCATGTGGGAAGCGTTTCCAGCGGAAAAGACGCGCAAGGTGAGGTTCGAGTAGAAGTTCTGATTAACGGAAAGCTGTATACAGGCCGCGGTGTGAGCACAGACATCATCGAATCGAGTGCCAAAGCTTATTTACAAGCAATCAATAAGGCGGCAGCTAAGCAGTAA
- a CDS encoding NADPH-dependent assimilatory sulfite reductase hemoprotein subunit, translated as MTSPEGPKLSKLEALKDGSHQLRGTIAEELQNDSDQFTGDSTQILKHHGTYQQDDRDLRKAKNPDGTRKGKAYSCMIRTRVPGGKVTAEQFLAELDLCEQYGDGTVRLTTRQGFQLHGVIKGNLRAAIKGINASKLTTLAACGDVNRNVMACPAPYKNNSVFDAMQDMAYAIAEHLKPKTTSYFDLWITDEEGNKTNEAEFQPVEEPIYGKVYLPRKFKIGIALPEDNCVDIYTQDIGLLGIVENDQIIGYNFYVGGGMGVTPSNKKTYAALAKPLGFVENDQVLAVAEAVVKVQRDFGNREDRKQARMKYLVNNWGIEKFREKVAEYLGAPITDPRSVEVTGIDDHMGWHEQGDGKLFLGVNIENGRIKDAGDLRIKTGLRKILETYKFEARITAKQSVIFCDIDPSDRDAIDEILVEHGMKKADELTLIRRFSMACPALPMCGLSVTESERVMPELITEFEEELARQGLQDERISVNMTGCPNGCARPYIPDIGLVGKAVGKYTLFLGGNSLGNRLAFIYDDLVPLGEITSRLSPVLEYFKEARQAGESFGDFCHRVGKESLQEKAGLAAK; from the coding sequence ATGACATCTCCAGAAGGCCCTAAGCTTTCCAAACTGGAAGCTCTGAAAGATGGCAGCCACCAGCTTCGTGGAACCATTGCAGAAGAATTACAGAATGACAGTGATCAATTCACTGGTGATTCCACACAAATTTTGAAACATCACGGAACCTATCAACAGGATGATCGTGATTTGCGAAAAGCCAAAAACCCAGATGGAACGCGTAAAGGTAAGGCTTATAGTTGTATGATCCGAACCCGGGTTCCTGGTGGGAAAGTAACTGCAGAACAGTTCCTGGCCGAACTGGATCTTTGTGAACAGTATGGAGATGGTACCGTTCGCTTAACAACACGTCAGGGATTTCAACTGCATGGGGTTATCAAAGGTAACCTTCGAGCAGCCATCAAAGGGATCAATGCTTCCAAGCTGACCACTTTGGCTGCCTGTGGTGATGTCAACCGAAATGTCATGGCTTGCCCTGCTCCTTACAAGAATAATTCGGTTTTCGATGCCATGCAGGATATGGCGTATGCCATCGCGGAACACCTCAAACCCAAGACGACCTCTTATTTTGACTTATGGATTACAGACGAAGAGGGCAACAAAACCAACGAAGCAGAATTCCAACCCGTAGAAGAACCAATCTATGGTAAAGTCTACCTGCCTCGAAAATTCAAGATCGGTATTGCACTCCCTGAAGACAATTGTGTTGATATTTATACTCAAGACATCGGTCTATTAGGAATTGTAGAAAACGATCAAATCATTGGATACAACTTCTACGTTGGCGGTGGTATGGGAGTCACCCCCAGTAATAAAAAGACCTATGCCGCTCTCGCGAAGCCGCTTGGATTCGTTGAAAATGATCAGGTACTCGCGGTCGCCGAAGCAGTTGTCAAAGTTCAACGTGATTTTGGAAACCGTGAAGACCGAAAACAGGCTCGTATGAAATACCTGGTGAATAACTGGGGAATTGAGAAGTTTCGGGAAAAAGTAGCTGAATACCTGGGTGCCCCGATCACAGATCCTCGCTCAGTTGAAGTGACAGGGATAGATGATCACATGGGATGGCACGAACAGGGAGATGGCAAATTATTCCTGGGTGTGAATATTGAAAACGGTCGTATCAAGGATGCCGGTGACCTCAGAATTAAAACCGGCCTGCGAAAGATTCTGGAAACATACAAATTTGAAGCCCGAATCACTGCAAAACAGAGTGTCATATTCTGCGATATTGATCCTTCTGATCGAGACGCCATTGACGAAATACTTGTAGAGCACGGCATGAAAAAAGCGGATGAATTGACGCTGATTCGCCGATTCTCAATGGCTTGCCCTGCTTTACCAATGTGTGGTCTCTCAGTAACAGAATCAGAACGAGTAATGCCGGAACTGATTACAGAATTTGAAGAAGAACTGGCTCGCCAGGGACTTCAAGATGAGCGGATCTCTGTCAACATGACTGGTTGCCCCAACGGGTGTGCTCGCCCTTATATCCCTGATATCGGTCTGGTTGGGAAAGCGGTCGGAAAATACACCCTTTTTCTCGGAGGCAATTCTCTGGGGAACCGTCTGGCATTCATCTATGACGACTTAGTCCCCCTGGGTGAAATCACCAGCCGACTCTCTCCTGTACTTGAATATTTTAAGGAGGCACGTCAGGCAGGTGAATCGTTTGGAGATTTCTGCCACCGAGTTGGTAAGGAGTCTTTACAGGAAAAAGCAGGTTTGGCAGCGAAATAA
- a CDS encoding phosphatidylglycerophosphatase A: MRNIKEQFILLLATGLGIGYAPHAPGTFGSLLGPLLVMGILYWNLAFPVYLILTVVLFLVGVYVCNQGAKILGLDDPGCIVFDEIAAFTVVLIPVVYWPSSANFLWISIIAFLWFRLFDIWKPWPVRFFDRIHGGWGIMADDYVAAIYAAICLYGSLILLGWF, translated from the coding sequence ATGAGAAATATCAAAGAGCAATTCATTCTGTTGCTAGCTACAGGGCTGGGAATAGGTTATGCGCCACATGCTCCCGGCACATTTGGCAGTTTGTTAGGCCCTTTGTTAGTTATGGGGATTCTCTATTGGAATCTGGCGTTTCCTGTCTATCTAATACTGACAGTAGTTCTTTTTTTGGTTGGGGTCTATGTTTGTAATCAAGGAGCAAAAATTCTGGGTTTAGACGATCCTGGATGTATTGTTTTCGATGAAATCGCTGCGTTCACTGTAGTGTTGATACCTGTGGTCTATTGGCCCAGCTCTGCGAATTTTCTATGGATTTCAATCATTGCGTTTCTCTGGTTCCGATTGTTTGACATCTGGAAACCTTGGCCGGTTCGTTTTTTTGATCGAATTCATGGTGGTTGGGGAATTATGGCGGATGATTATGTTGCCGCCATTTATGCGGCGATTTGTCTTTACGGCTCATTAATTCTTTTGGGGTGGTTTTAG
- the folD gene encoding bifunctional methylenetetrahydrofolate dehydrogenase/methenyltetrahydrofolate cyclohydrolase FolD: MSAEIIDGKKLAITFREQVAQEVAQFKEQSQIVPHLTAILVGEDPASAVYVRNKQRACEKAGIQSTLKRLPAETTQDKLHKLVQELNADQSVHGILVQLPLPKHIDEVAILDVVNPLKDVDAFHPENVGLIVQGRPRYLPCTPYGIQQMILSTEMETAGKHAVILGRSEIVGKPMAMLLIQRGLGADATVTICHSRTQNLKEIVQSADIIIAAIGKPEFVTADMVKPGAVVIDVGINRVNEKLVGDVAFDSVKEIASAITPVPGGVGPMTIAMLLKNTLTAARIL; this comes from the coding sequence GTGTCAGCAGAAATTATTGATGGCAAAAAACTGGCCATAACATTTCGCGAACAGGTGGCTCAAGAAGTAGCCCAGTTCAAAGAGCAGTCTCAAATCGTTCCACATTTGACTGCTATTTTAGTCGGAGAAGATCCAGCCAGTGCCGTTTATGTCAGAAATAAACAGCGTGCCTGCGAGAAAGCAGGAATCCAAAGTACTCTGAAACGATTACCTGCAGAAACGACACAAGATAAGTTGCATAAGCTGGTGCAGGAGTTAAACGCTGATCAAAGTGTGCATGGCATTTTAGTCCAGTTGCCCCTACCAAAGCATATTGATGAAGTGGCGATTCTGGATGTGGTCAACCCCTTAAAAGATGTCGATGCTTTTCATCCGGAAAATGTAGGCCTGATTGTTCAGGGACGTCCTCGATATCTGCCGTGTACTCCGTACGGAATTCAGCAGATGATTCTTTCTACTGAAATGGAGACAGCTGGCAAACATGCCGTGATTTTAGGTCGCAGCGAGATTGTAGGCAAACCAATGGCAATGCTGCTAATTCAGCGTGGTCTCGGGGCAGATGCGACTGTCACGATCTGCCATAGTAGAACTCAAAACTTAAAAGAGATTGTACAGTCCGCAGATATCATCATCGCAGCCATCGGTAAGCCTGAATTTGTGACTGCCGATATGGTGAAGCCGGGCGCTGTTGTCATTGATGTCGGGATCAATCGTGTTAACGAAAAGCTCGTTGGAGATGTGGCGTTTGATTCGGTCAAAGAGATTGCTTCTGCGATTACACCCGTTCCGGGAGGAGTCGGGCCGATGACGATTGCCATGTTATTGAAAAATACATTAACAGCTGCCCGCATTCTTTAA
- a CDS encoding YybH family protein, which produces MRLTVTLALLIFITGIVNAFCEDPSVAQSSSDSSADLKAIQAAGQAFIKAFNHRDADAIATMWDEDGDYIDETGTVYSGREAIKSEFERYFHNSYGRKVQVHAKSIRFIQPDVVLIDGTSEVDPPPPGKPVMGRFSAIRVKKDGKWLLTSVRESAVEVPSNYEHLKHLEWMLGEWVDKDESSSIYTSAIWSKNKNFIIRKFKVNLNGRIVLSGSQRVGWDPIRKQIKSWTFDSDGGVAEGYWSQKGNQWIVRKSSVLQDGRHASATNIYTIINDDSFLWESKNRIVGQEHEPDIEQVKVVRLPPAIAP; this is translated from the coding sequence ATGAGATTGACTGTAACTTTGGCGCTGCTCATCTTTATTACAGGTATCGTTAATGCATTCTGCGAAGACCCTTCTGTAGCTCAATCATCCAGTGATTCGAGTGCCGATCTGAAAGCCATTCAGGCAGCAGGTCAGGCGTTTATCAAAGCTTTCAATCATCGCGATGCCGATGCGATCGCTACTATGTGGGATGAAGATGGTGACTACATTGATGAAACTGGTACGGTTTATTCCGGTCGTGAGGCAATTAAGAGCGAGTTCGAGCGATATTTCCATAACAGTTATGGCCGTAAGGTTCAGGTTCACGCTAAGTCGATTCGCTTTATTCAACCCGATGTGGTTTTGATTGACGGAACCTCTGAAGTTGATCCTCCTCCACCTGGAAAACCAGTCATGGGGCGTTTCTCAGCGATTCGGGTCAAAAAAGATGGTAAGTGGTTACTTACATCAGTTCGAGAGTCAGCAGTAGAAGTGCCATCTAATTATGAGCACTTAAAACATTTGGAATGGATGCTCGGTGAATGGGTTGATAAGGATGAATCATCCAGCATTTATACTTCAGCAATCTGGAGTAAGAATAAAAATTTCATCATCCGTAAATTTAAAGTAAATTTAAACGGTCGCATTGTGCTTTCCGGTTCACAGCGCGTTGGTTGGGATCCGATTCGAAAACAAATCAAAAGTTGGACGTTTGACTCAGATGGAGGCGTTGCGGAAGGTTATTGGTCACAGAAGGGTAACCAATGGATCGTACGTAAAAGCAGCGTTCTTCAAGATGGCAGACACGCCTCTGCAACAAATATTTATACCATCATTAATGATGATAGTTTTCTTTGGGAATCCAAAAACAGAATTGTGGGTCAGGAACATGAACCTGATATCGAGCAGGTGAAAGTCGTTCGTCTACCTCCTGCGATTGCTCCATAA